From the genome of Chloroflexota bacterium, one region includes:
- a CDS encoding HD domain-containing phosphohydrolase: MDIARGRLVQERWFSLIRWLLALGFFLQIRPETELPRFVEANAGVLLVAFVVYTLIVTIAAATRTAWTPGLAYTTAALDALFAAAVAAQWSELVLNPGLVGVGAAAVGIGARRFPIYDTFGYALLIELAMLAAHFAIYHHVAMGQFDMLVVTSFAMLPVLARAVTLSPNPDEEGAQVRELAGKASNALLALPSENQSTADELFPPAASALATYSDSQLAGVVIQTSEDQVDLYTVSDGQDTKERLAVPAPDQLAARLLAISQPTVLTRRDDLTTRGLPDQYPTRLDSLVATPLRSLSNRGATLFAANKKGGVYLPEDQILAAILGSEVSRLKLAHDFAVDTSQALLAAADALLAAADAKRPGSKAQAEESARFAIAIARELGWSDKALEELGLAALLHDVGEIAVPDALLDKADQLTPEEFEIVKQHPRIAARIIDPLNRSKVVLDAIYAHHERWDGRGYPSGLTAEEIPEGARILSLAHAMDAMLSPRPYRPPIAPADALQELILGSGTQFDPSAVQAFLAVLKREGEAFLQRRETSGAIS, encoded by the coding sequence ATGGACATTGCCCGCGGTCGCCTTGTCCAGGAGCGTTGGTTCAGCCTCATTCGATGGCTCCTCGCCCTGGGCTTCTTTCTTCAAATCCGCCCTGAGACCGAGCTCCCGCGCTTCGTCGAAGCGAACGCAGGGGTCCTCCTCGTCGCCTTTGTCGTCTACACCCTCATCGTCACGATCGCCGCCGCGACTCGGACGGCATGGACACCCGGGCTCGCCTACACCACTGCGGCGCTGGACGCGCTGTTCGCCGCGGCAGTGGCAGCGCAGTGGTCCGAGCTGGTGCTCAACCCCGGCCTCGTCGGTGTCGGCGCCGCCGCGGTCGGGATAGGCGCGCGTCGATTTCCCATCTACGACACGTTCGGATACGCGCTCCTCATCGAGCTGGCGATGCTGGCCGCACACTTTGCGATCTATCACCACGTTGCGATGGGCCAATTCGATATGCTGGTGGTGACCAGCTTTGCGATGCTACCTGTGCTCGCTCGCGCCGTGACGTTATCCCCAAATCCGGACGAAGAGGGGGCGCAGGTACGCGAGCTCGCGGGGAAGGCGTCGAACGCGCTCCTCGCGCTCCCCTCGGAGAACCAATCGACCGCGGACGAGCTGTTTCCACCCGCCGCGTCGGCCCTGGCAACCTATTCGGATTCCCAGCTCGCAGGCGTGGTCATCCAGACATCGGAAGACCAAGTAGACCTCTACACCGTCTCGGATGGCCAGGATACGAAGGAGCGCCTCGCCGTGCCGGCCCCAGATCAGCTCGCGGCTCGCCTGCTCGCCATCTCCCAGCCGACGGTCCTCACCCGGCGCGACGATCTGACGACGCGCGGCTTGCCAGATCAATATCCCACGCGGCTCGACAGCCTTGTCGCCACACCTCTCCGCAGCCTCTCCAATCGGGGCGCGACGCTGTTTGCCGCCAACAAGAAGGGCGGCGTGTACCTTCCCGAGGATCAGATCCTGGCAGCGATCCTGGGAAGCGAGGTCTCTCGGCTCAAGCTCGCCCACGACTTCGCCGTCGATACGTCGCAGGCGCTGCTTGCGGCCGCGGATGCGCTCCTCGCCGCGGCGGACGCCAAGCGGCCGGGGAGCAAGGCTCAAGCCGAGGAATCGGCGCGGTTCGCCATCGCCATCGCCCGCGAGCTCGGATGGAGTGACAAGGCGCTCGAGGAGCTGGGCCTGGCAGCGCTCCTCCACGACGTCGGAGAGATCGCCGTCCCGGACGCGCTGCTCGACAAGGCCGACCAGCTCACGCCCGAAGAGTTCGAAATCGTCAAGCAGCATCCGCGCATTGCTGCCCGAATCATCGATCCGCTCAACCGCTCCAAGGTCGTTCTCGACGCGATCTACGCGCATCACGAGCGGTGGGACGGCCGCGGGTATCCATCCGGCCTCACGGCCGAGGAGATCCCCGAGGGGGCGCGGATCCTCTCCCTGGCGCACGCGATGGACGCGATGCTCAGCCCCAGACCCTACCGACCTCCAATCGCGCCGGCCGACGCCCTGCAAGAGTTGATTCTGGGATCCGGCACGCAGTTCGACCCATCGGCGGTTCAGGCCTTCCTCGCCGTGCTGAAGCGTGAGGGGGAGGCGTTCCTTCAGCGCCGCGAAACGTCAGGGGCGATCAGCTAG
- a CDS encoding NADH-quinone oxidoreductase subunit N: MGVSLETLAPEIILILAAAVVILGDAFAPRNLPRNTVLSIAGIGLLASAISAVPLLSVQLLTFNGSIAVDSFAVYFKLLLIAATALVLLASTSFLDEGPRYRAEFVGLLLLATSALMFMAAAADLITAYISIEMSSLSIAFLSAWRKRDLRSTEAGLKYFLLSALSSAIMLYGMAIVYGLTGQLQFAAIARALGSTPSGALLLGLTMLLAGFGFKISAVPFQMWTPDVYEGAPTLVTAFLSVASKSAGFAVAIRVLSTALPSAQRDWALLVALLAIASMTVGNVIALVQSNMKRMLAYSSIAQAGYILVGVAAATPRGVSAVLFYLIAYTATNLAAFIALIEVARLTGSERIADMRGLHQRAPGLAFALAVSLFSLAGLPPFVGFFGKLYVFWAAAESGLLWLVLIAVVNSAISLYYYAQVVHDIYLLPPPVAVAEVEQPARPTPAIVSLALAVAGVLVLGIVSGSFLAAQNVAAVALAR; encoded by the coding sequence GTGGGGGTAAGCCTCGAAACCCTGGCCCCCGAGATCATCCTGATCCTTGCCGCGGCGGTGGTCATCCTGGGCGACGCCTTTGCCCCGCGAAACCTCCCGCGCAATACCGTTCTCTCCATTGCCGGGATCGGCCTCCTCGCCTCCGCCATCTCCGCGGTGCCTTTGCTCTCCGTACAGCTTTTGACGTTCAACGGAAGCATCGCGGTCGACTCGTTCGCCGTCTACTTCAAGCTGCTCCTCATCGCCGCGACGGCGCTCGTCCTCCTGGCATCAACGTCGTTCCTGGACGAGGGCCCGCGCTACCGGGCCGAATTCGTTGGACTCTTGCTGCTCGCCACGTCGGCGCTCATGTTCATGGCTGCCGCCGCGGACCTCATTACCGCGTACATCTCCATCGAGATGTCGAGCCTCTCCATCGCGTTCCTCTCCGCCTGGCGCAAACGCGACCTGCGATCGACCGAGGCAGGTCTGAAATACTTCCTCCTGAGCGCCCTCTCGTCTGCGATCATGCTCTACGGCATGGCCATCGTGTACGGCCTGACCGGTCAGCTCCAGTTCGCCGCCATTGCCCGCGCGCTCGGATCGACCCCGAGCGGCGCGCTGCTCCTCGGCCTTACCATGCTGTTGGCAGGTTTCGGCTTCAAGATCTCCGCCGTACCGTTTCAGATGTGGACACCGGATGTGTACGAGGGCGCGCCAACGTTGGTGACGGCGTTCCTCTCGGTTGCCTCTAAGTCCGCAGGCTTCGCCGTCGCCATTCGCGTCCTCTCGACCGCCCTTCCGTCGGCCCAACGCGACTGGGCGCTCCTCGTCGCGCTCCTCGCCATCGCGTCGATGACGGTCGGCAACGTCATCGCCCTCGTGCAGTCCAATATGAAGAGAATGCTCGCCTACTCGAGCATCGCGCAGGCGGGCTACATCCTCGTTGGCGTGGCGGCAGCCACCCCCCGGGGCGTATCAGCCGTCCTCTTCTATCTCATCGCCTACACGGCGACGAACCTGGCAGCCTTCATCGCACTGATCGAAGTCGCGCGCCTGACCGGCTCGGAGCGGATCGCCGACATGCGCGGGCTGCATCAGCGCGCGCCCGGACTCGCATTCGCACTTGCCGTGAGCCTATTCTCCCTCGCGGGCTTGCCGCCCTTTGTCGGATTTTTCGGCAAGCTCTACGTATTCTGGGCGGCCGCGGAGAGCGGGCTCCTCTGGCTCGTTCTCATCGCCGTCGTCAACTCCGCCATCTCCCTCTACTACTACGCGCAGGTCGTTCACGACATCTATCTGCTCCCCCCGCCCGTTGCCGTCGCCGAAGTCGAGCAGCCAGCCAGACCCACACCGGCCATCGTGTCGCTTGCCCTCGCCGTGGCTGGGGTACTGGTTCTCGGGATCGTCTCCGGCTCCTTCCTGGCCGCTCAGAATGTGGCAGCGGTAGCCCTCGCGAGGTAG
- a CDS encoding NuoM family protein, with translation MTLQSDALSPLLNLAIWLPLAGAVLIAVLPRGAEGSARWVAVFVSGAVLLFAVALFWNIGFAAPALAGASTAGTLAPHLVTTVGWIPALNVHYAVGLDGLSAPMFLLNALLVLLAVLISWNTTLRPRAYFGLVLVLETAVSGVFSSLDLFLFFLFWEMELVPMFLLIGIWGGDRREYAAMKFILYTVAGSAFMLVGIFVLYLSAPAPSFDLVYLSAQHYAPVAQTAAWLLFFLGFAVKIPIFPFHTWLPDAHTEAPTAMSVLLAGVLLKMGAYGLLRVNVGVLPDATRAFAFALAVLAVINIFYGALVAMVQSDLKRVIANSSISHMGYVVLGASALTPIGLEGAVFQMFTHGTITGLLFMMVGLVYDRTHTRVIGHLGGLAARMPNIAVIFVVAALASLGLPGLSGFIAEFLVFTGSFPRWGIGTVIAVATIAVTAGYMLWLVERVFWGPQKGEWQHLGDASGRELVTISALVFVILLVGLFPGLLGSMITTAVAPIAARY, from the coding sequence ATGACACTCCAATCCGACGCGCTGAGCCCGCTGCTCAACTTGGCCATCTGGCTGCCACTTGCAGGCGCGGTCCTCATCGCCGTTTTGCCGCGAGGCGCTGAAGGATCCGCCCGGTGGGTCGCCGTCTTCGTCTCCGGCGCGGTCCTGCTCTTCGCCGTTGCGCTGTTCTGGAACATTGGATTCGCCGCGCCCGCCCTCGCCGGTGCCTCAACCGCTGGTACGCTCGCTCCACACCTGGTCACGACCGTCGGCTGGATCCCCGCCCTGAACGTCCACTACGCGGTTGGGCTGGACGGTCTGAGCGCCCCGATGTTTCTCCTGAACGCCCTCCTCGTCCTGCTCGCCGTGCTCATCTCCTGGAATACCACACTCCGGCCTCGCGCCTATTTCGGGCTCGTCCTCGTCCTCGAGACGGCCGTGAGTGGGGTTTTTTCGTCGCTGGACCTCTTCCTGTTCTTCCTGTTCTGGGAGATGGAATTGGTACCCATGTTTCTCCTGATCGGCATCTGGGGGGGCGACCGGCGGGAATACGCCGCCATGAAGTTCATTCTCTACACCGTGGCAGGCAGCGCCTTCATGCTGGTCGGGATCTTCGTCCTGTACCTTTCCGCGCCTGCCCCGTCGTTCGATCTCGTCTATTTGTCGGCGCAACACTACGCCCCGGTCGCGCAAACGGCCGCGTGGCTCCTGTTCTTCCTCGGGTTCGCTGTGAAGATCCCGATCTTTCCGTTTCATACATGGCTGCCGGATGCGCACACCGAGGCCCCCACCGCGATGAGCGTGCTCCTGGCCGGCGTTCTTCTGAAGATGGGCGCCTACGGGCTCCTCCGCGTCAACGTCGGCGTCCTCCCGGACGCGACGCGCGCATTCGCGTTCGCGCTCGCCGTCCTCGCAGTGATCAACATCTTCTACGGCGCCCTCGTCGCGATGGTGCAGTCAGACCTCAAACGGGTCATCGCGAATTCCAGCATCTCCCACATGGGCTACGTGGTCCTCGGCGCCTCCGCCCTCACGCCCATCGGGCTGGAAGGCGCGGTGTTCCAGATGTTCACCCACGGAACGATCACGGGGCTGCTGTTCATGATGGTGGGGCTCGTCTACGATCGCACGCACACGCGCGTCATTGGGCACCTGGGTGGGCTGGCCGCGCGCATGCCCAACATCGCAGTCATCTTCGTCGTCGCGGCGCTCGCGTCGCTCGGGCTACCCGGGCTGAGCGGGTTCATCGCCGAATTTCTCGTCTTCACCGGTAGCTTCCCCCGGTGGGGCATTGGGACCGTTATCGCCGTTGCCACGATCGCGGTCACGGCCGGGTATATGTTGTGGCTCGTCGAGCGCGTCTTCTGGGGGCCGCAAAAGGGCGAGTGGCAGCATCTCGGCGACGCGTCCGGACGCGAGCTGGTAACGATCAGCGCGCTCGTCTTCGTCATCCTGCTCGTCGGCCTCTTTCCGGGACTGCTTGGCTCGATGATCACCACGGCGGTGGCGCCCATTGCCGCGCGATACTAG
- the nuoL gene encoding NADH-quinone oxidoreductase subunit L, with product MAEVAWAIPLCPLVAFVIISLGARRSPGFSAALSIVAVAVSLVLAVGVIADVLAGGHVEQSRVWIPAPAIAGPIVPLNAAALQSGAAPQPFSIGFQVDALTAVMLLVVTSISFVVQIYSLGYMRGDSGFARYYAFLSLFSMSMLGLVLANNFLALFVFWELVGLCSYLLIGHWHERPAAAEAAKKAFIVTRAGDVGLLLGVLFLYWHAGTFAFGDIAQMAADGRIPAGALTVGILLVFCGAVGKSAQFPLHVWLPDAMEGPTPVSALIHAATMVAAGVYLMARTFPILEHSSTAMAVVATIGGFTAFFAATMGLVSTDIKRVLAYSTVSQLGYMMLAIGIGAMSAGVFHLFNHAFFKALLFLCAGSVIHLVETNEMFEMGGLGRRLPLTTITMTIAALSLAGLPPLSGFWSKDEILGAALAGHPILFVLALATVGMTAFYMFRVIFLTFSGSFRGTGHVESHGEPISMALSLVILVIPSIISGFWGMPFAGNPFGRLVSGSAESTGFHPVVATSSVIVALLGIGIAWVMYGGGRIEAGAGLSARIAPLHQLLIRRYYLDDLYEWLVARVFLGIGRLAATFDAEVIDGAVNGTGALTVLIGGSLRRIQTGQVQTYAWALFAGILVLAVLLAGLRLER from the coding sequence ATGGCCGAAGTGGCATGGGCGATCCCTCTGTGTCCGCTCGTGGCCTTCGTCATCATCTCCCTCGGGGCGCGACGCTCTCCGGGCTTCAGCGCAGCGCTCAGCATCGTCGCCGTCGCGGTCTCGCTTGTCCTGGCCGTGGGGGTGATCGCGGATGTCCTGGCCGGCGGCCACGTCGAGCAGAGCCGCGTGTGGATTCCGGCGCCGGCCATCGCCGGACCCATTGTTCCGCTGAATGCGGCGGCGCTGCAGTCCGGCGCCGCGCCCCAGCCGTTTTCGATCGGCTTCCAGGTCGACGCCCTTACGGCCGTGATGCTGCTCGTCGTAACGTCGATAAGCTTCGTCGTGCAGATCTATTCCCTGGGCTACATGCGCGGGGACTCCGGTTTCGCGCGCTACTACGCGTTTCTGTCTCTCTTCAGCATGTCGATGCTGGGGCTGGTGCTCGCCAATAACTTCCTGGCGCTCTTCGTGTTCTGGGAGCTGGTCGGGCTCTGCTCCTACTTGTTGATCGGCCACTGGCACGAGCGCCCGGCGGCCGCGGAGGCAGCCAAGAAGGCCTTTATCGTCACGCGCGCCGGCGACGTGGGACTCCTTCTCGGCGTCCTTTTTCTGTATTGGCACGCGGGCACCTTCGCATTTGGGGACATCGCCCAGATGGCTGCGGACGGCCGGATTCCAGCGGGCGCGCTGACTGTCGGGATCCTGCTGGTCTTCTGCGGAGCCGTCGGGAAGTCGGCCCAGTTTCCCCTTCACGTGTGGCTGCCCGACGCAATGGAGGGCCCGACTCCGGTGAGCGCCCTGATCCACGCCGCGACAATGGTGGCCGCCGGCGTCTACCTGATGGCCCGGACGTTTCCGATCCTCGAGCATTCCTCGACCGCGATGGCGGTCGTGGCGACGATCGGCGGGTTCACCGCGTTCTTCGCCGCGACAATGGGTCTCGTATCGACCGACATCAAGCGGGTCCTCGCCTACTCCACCGTGAGCCAACTCGGATACATGATGCTCGCCATCGGGATCGGGGCGATGTCGGCCGGGGTGTTCCACCTCTTCAACCATGCGTTCTTCAAGGCCCTGCTCTTCCTCTGCGCCGGCAGCGTGATCCACCTGGTGGAGACCAACGAGATGTTCGAGATGGGAGGCCTCGGTCGACGCCTCCCCCTCACCACGATTACGATGACCATCGCTGCTCTGTCGCTCGCGGGACTTCCACCGCTCAGCGGCTTCTGGAGCAAAGACGAGATCCTCGGGGCGGCGCTTGCCGGCCATCCGATTCTGTTTGTCCTCGCCCTCGCCACGGTAGGAATGACCGCGTTCTACATGTTTCGGGTCATCTTTCTCACCTTCAGCGGGAGCTTCCGCGGCACCGGGCACGTCGAGTCGCACGGCGAGCCGATCAGCATGGCCCTATCGCTCGTGATCCTCGTCATCCCGAGTATCATCAGCGGCTTCTGGGGCATGCCCTTTGCCGGCAACCCTTTCGGGAGGTTGGTCAGTGGCTCCGCCGAATCGACCGGGTTTCACCCGGTCGTCGCGACGTCGTCAGTCATCGTGGCGCTGCTCGGGATTGGGATCGCGTGGGTCATGTACGGCGGGGGACGAATCGAGGCCGGCGCGGGGCTCTCTGCGCGCATCGCGCCCCTCCATCAACTCCTGATCCGTCGGTACTACCTGGACGACCTGTACGAATGGCTTGTGGCGCGCGTTTTCCTCGGGATCGGGCGCCTCGCGGCGACCTTCGACGCGGAGGTCATCGACGGCGCGGTGAATGGCACCGGCGCGCTCACGGTACTGATTGGGGGCTCACTCCGACGGATCCAGACCGGCCAGGTCCAGACCTACGCTTGGGCGCTGTTCGCGGGGATCCTCGTCCTCGCGGTGCTCCTCGCGGGCCTGCGGTTGGAGCGATGA
- the nuoK gene encoding NADH-quinone oxidoreductase subunit NuoK: protein MPTALPPLYPITLQHGLVLGAALFSLGMIGALTKRNAIEILMSIEVMLNGVMVTFISFARHAQGPALGGQIFAIFIMTVAAAEAAVGLAIVIAVYRLRRSVAVDTVNSLQG from the coding sequence ATGCCGACCGCGCTGCCTCCGCTGTATCCCATCACGCTCCAGCACGGTCTGGTGCTGGGCGCCGCACTCTTTTCCCTGGGGATGATTGGCGCCCTAACGAAGCGGAACGCGATTGAGATCCTTATGTCAATTGAAGTCATGCTGAACGGCGTGATGGTCACCTTCATCTCGTTTGCACGCCATGCTCAGGGCCCGGCGCTTGGCGGCCAGATCTTCGCGATCTTTATCATGACCGTCGCCGCGGCGGAAGCGGCGGTTGGCCTCGCGATCGTGATCGCCGTGTACCGCTTGCGGCGCAGCGTCGCGGTCGACACGGTCAATAGCTTGCAGGGATAG
- a CDS encoding NADH-quinone oxidoreductase subunit J: MPTELLVAGGFYTFAVLAILGSIALILSRVIFRSALSLTLVLASVAGAYVVLGADFLAVVQILVYVGAIMVLIIFGIMLTPQQVVLETARDPGKAVAGVAVAAAVFVVTTGVLLGSTWPRSNPTPVDMPTTAILGEGLLTTFGLPFELASILLLLAMIGAIVIAREE; this comes from the coding sequence ATGCCGACCGAACTTCTGGTCGCGGGCGGCTTCTACACCTTCGCCGTTCTCGCGATTCTTGGCTCGATCGCCTTGATCCTGTCGCGGGTCATCTTTCGAAGCGCGCTCTCCTTGACCCTCGTGCTCGCCAGCGTGGCGGGCGCCTACGTCGTTCTGGGAGCGGACTTCCTCGCGGTCGTTCAGATCCTCGTCTACGTGGGGGCGATCATGGTCCTCATCATCTTTGGGATCATGCTGACCCCGCAGCAGGTCGTCTTAGAAACGGCGCGCGATCCGGGTAAAGCGGTCGCGGGCGTGGCGGTTGCCGCGGCGGTGTTCGTCGTCACGACCGGCGTGCTCCTCGGTAGCACGTGGCCGCGCTCGAACCCCACGCCCGTCGACATGCCGACGACCGCGATCCTCGGCGAGGGTCTGCTGACAACCTTTGGCCTGCCCTTCGAGCTGGCGTCGATCCTGCTGCTGCTGGCCATGATCGGGGCGATCGTGATCGCCCGCGAGGAGTAG
- the nuoH gene encoding NADH-quinone oxidoreductase subunit NuoH, with the protein MTGLGCPADLPICNPFQYLHQLVAAILGAILPEPILTILVTALSIGMVTTLVAIIVMSQVWAERRVVGFMQGRLGPNRVGPAGLLQSVADAVKLLAKEIIIPYQADRGPFLLAPLLVLVPSLIVWSVIPWGPGLSVTDLNVGVLFVLAMGAFPTIGILTAGWSSGNKYAVLGGMRAAAQLISYEIPMVLIVMVPVIIAGSMSLGGIVQAQSVAWFVFFLPVGPIALLLFLIAGIAEVNRSPFDLPEAESEIVAGFHTEYSGMAFALFFLAEYANTFAVSAMATVLFFGGWTGPVLPPFLWFFIKAYVVFLALVWVRATLPRMRYDQLMRVAWKVALPVALLTVGATAAEVSLRAMAA; encoded by the coding sequence ATGACGGGGCTGGGTTGCCCCGCGGATCTGCCCATCTGTAACCCATTTCAGTATTTGCATCAGCTCGTCGCCGCCATTCTGGGTGCGATTCTGCCGGAGCCCATCCTCACCATCCTGGTGACGGCGCTCTCCATCGGGATGGTCACCACCCTCGTGGCTATTATCGTCATGAGCCAGGTGTGGGCCGAGCGACGCGTCGTGGGCTTCATGCAGGGGCGGCTTGGGCCCAACCGCGTTGGGCCGGCGGGGCTCCTCCAATCAGTCGCCGACGCGGTGAAGCTGCTCGCCAAAGAGATCATCATCCCCTATCAAGCCGATCGGGGCCCGTTTCTCCTGGCGCCGCTGCTCGTCCTCGTGCCCTCCCTGATCGTTTGGTCGGTCATTCCCTGGGGCCCCGGGCTCAGCGTCACCGACCTGAACGTCGGCGTGCTGTTCGTGCTGGCTATGGGCGCATTTCCGACCATCGGCATCCTGACGGCCGGCTGGTCGTCGGGGAATAAGTACGCGGTACTTGGGGGCATGCGAGCCGCCGCCCAATTGATCAGCTACGAGATCCCCATGGTGCTGATCGTCATGGTGCCCGTGATCATCGCCGGCTCGATGTCGCTGGGCGGGATCGTGCAGGCGCAATCCGTCGCGTGGTTCGTCTTCTTCTTGCCCGTCGGACCCATTGCCCTGCTTCTCTTTCTGATCGCGGGGATCGCCGAAGTAAACCGATCACCCTTCGACCTCCCTGAGGCCGAGTCAGAGATCGTGGCCGGCTTTCACACCGAGTACAGCGGAATGGCGTTCGCGCTCTTCTTCCTCGCCGAGTACGCGAATACCTTCGCCGTCTCCGCCATGGCCACCGTGCTCTTCTTCGGCGGGTGGACGGGCCCGGTCCTGCCACCATTTCTCTGGTTCTTCATCAAGGCCTACGTCGTGTTCCTCGCACTCGTGTGGGTTCGGGCGACGCTGCCGCGCATGCGCTACGACCAGCTCATGCGCGTAGCGTGGAAAGTCGCGCTCCCGGTCGCGCTCCTCACCGTCGGCGCGACCGCCGCGGAGGTAAGCTTGCGGGCGATGGCCGCCTGA
- a CDS encoding NADH-quinone oxidoreductase subunit C, whose product MEEQASASAPTPVEVATSRLNALLASLSIETSIEPVHGYLECTVPADRLEDVALRLRDDLGYAYLSMVTAVDYPDQLVVIYLAFSLEHPNGVMLKASLPREGIPDCPSLTKVWPGAEFQEREVYDLMGINFVGHPDLRRILTDDDFPGHPLRKDFSIEPDYVLMRHLRFGAEGQLAPNDATRGRGE is encoded by the coding sequence ATGGAGGAGCAGGCATCCGCGTCGGCCCCGACACCGGTCGAGGTGGCAACGTCGCGTCTGAATGCACTCCTCGCCTCGCTCTCCATCGAGACATCCATCGAACCAGTGCACGGCTACCTCGAGTGCACGGTCCCCGCCGATCGTCTCGAAGACGTCGCGCTCAGGCTGCGGGATGATCTCGGTTACGCGTACCTGTCGATGGTCACGGCCGTCGACTACCCGGACCAGCTCGTCGTGATCTACCTCGCCTTTTCGCTGGAGCACCCCAACGGTGTCATGTTGAAAGCGAGCCTCCCGAGAGAGGGCATCCCCGATTGTCCGTCGCTCACGAAGGTCTGGCCGGGAGCCGAGTTCCAGGAGCGCGAAGTCTACGATCTGATGGGCATCAACTTCGTTGGACACCCGGACTTGCGGCGCATCCTCACCGACGACGACTTTCCCGGGCACCCCCTCCGCAAAGACTTCTCCATCGAGCCGGACTACGTTCTGATGCGGCATCTGCGGTTCGGCGCCGAGGGGCAGCTCGCACCAAACGACGCGACCCGCGGACGGGGCGAATGA
- a CDS encoding NADH-quinone oxidoreductase subunit B family protein: MTDARNGSNPSNGYHDTSAEQARHVRPPRLDGLVAAGIEPVGEVPLELQHNVLLTSVDRVVKWARKSSLWPVAFGLACCAIEMMAAGTARFDISRFGAEVFRPSPRQADLMIVAGTVTTRMAPAVRRIYDQMAEPKYVIAMGTCTIAGGPFQGSYSTVPGIDNFVPVDVHVPGCPPRPDALLWGIMKLQEKIENQRTSG, from the coding sequence ATGACTGACGCGAGGAATGGATCAAACCCCTCCAATGGATACCACGACACGTCGGCGGAGCAGGCCCGACACGTGCGGCCGCCGCGCCTTGACGGGCTAGTGGCCGCGGGAATCGAACCGGTTGGCGAGGTGCCGCTGGAGCTTCAACACAACGTGCTCCTCACCAGCGTCGACCGCGTGGTCAAGTGGGCGCGGAAATCATCCCTCTGGCCTGTGGCCTTCGGGCTCGCCTGTTGCGCCATCGAGATGATGGCCGCGGGGACGGCGCGCTTCGACATCTCCCGCTTTGGCGCGGAGGTCTTTCGCCCTTCACCCCGCCAGGCAGATCTCATGATCGTCGCGGGCACGGTAACAACGAGGATGGCCCCGGCGGTGCGGCGAATCTATGACCAAATGGCTGAGCCAAAGTACGTCATTGCCATGGGAACGTGCACGATCGCCGGCGGACCCTTCCAGGGCTCGTACAGTACCGTACCGGGGATCGACAACTTCGTTCCCGTCGACGTGCACGTGCCGGGTTGCCCGCCGCGGCCGGACGCCCTGCTGTGGGGCATCATGAAGCTGCAGGAAAAGATCGAAAATCAGCGGACGAGCGGCTAA
- a CDS encoding NADH-quinone oxidoreductase subunit A yields MVTSFGPIVLAAVIATVFGLLPLIISAIFVPRHPDRVKNAPYECGVETIGPTSIQFKNQFYLYALIFVIFDVEAVFLFPWAVTYRQLGTFALVEMAIFIGLLLVGYVYAWRKKALEWT; encoded by the coding sequence ATGGTGACGTCCTTTGGGCCGATCGTGCTGGCGGCGGTCATCGCGACCGTCTTCGGGCTACTCCCCCTGATCATCTCCGCGATCTTCGTGCCCCGCCATCCCGACCGCGTGAAGAATGCCCCGTATGAGTGCGGGGTGGAGACGATTGGGCCGACCTCGATCCAGTTCAAGAATCAGTTCTATCTCTACGCGCTGATCTTCGTCATCTTCGACGTCGAAGCGGTGTTCCTGTTCCCCTGGGCTGTCACCTACCGCCAGCTTGGAACCTTCGCCCTCGTGGAGATGGCGATCTTCATCGGCCTGCTGCTCGTCGGGTATGTGTACGCATGGCGCAAGAAAGCGCTCGAATGGACTTAG